From the Fibrobacter sp. UWB11 genome, one window contains:
- the sprA gene encoding cell surface protein SprA, with translation MRFRKFFKSALCGFAACSFVAVGSVWSQDGTLSSYESLFDDELFQDVPAPKSTASVASSSSVAAPVSSAVLPASSAVQPTSSEPSVAVSSAAPVSSAVPVSSAVQPASSAVVLSSSSTQVSSSAKPASSVAESSSAIAPVSSATALSSSAVKYSSSAAKAPVVAQAETSTDNASEVSSDDAWTPTVKYLPVPKSTSPLDGLLPFGGVGARPGLMNTSKGQVFSHDIDVATREIDVSEKRVNSLSRTDTTVLWTSHYPELADYVSDMYDIGRKRLWLNGLVGQNDGYEAPETGSVFDITIPVNMPAWMKDFGFNKPKLMLKGSMDVRFKGYGEKDDAEGSTKTSLWPSPSLDYNPSFMVEGKIGPYITVEIKNVDEGLGSQNEVRVVYEESFKGEFEDYILQRVEAGTTNLSLAGTEFTGYSENHQGLFGIKAEWKLGDWKLTTIASQDGGQQEEYSIKANESTTEFQVTDKQFVAYRYYFLDHDTRNAYVDAAIKGNTINKPLPDLKLYKRSSLNETNNVFKDIKVVYKTPQGTPITKTVNRMEEIKDFTYDFKTGIVKINGVNRNTLIAAKWGSTLRDNDEAVLIQWDATLSELTDIDKLMLRNVYSIGITDASANSFVLRMKNKSGVSGTYLKTLGLADEKSGTPLVSESKIFTKDASGSYTGEMWLPCRMWTDSIYTEYGSKAQEVAKRNCLEPLRNLDTTSTIAQLYTLPVYNLNRYTSQFYFESVGKRRNSMLSVRDPNSSYSVNSGSCMDISPGSEKVTAGSTTLIRGTDYEVNYELGQIELLSDRALDPNKEIKVKFECEPMFEVDNKLLLGARAELPLDLYGFGAGSVFGVTALYKSQSTTAEVPTLGNEPYSSFLWGFNIRLQDSVKALTDLVNAIPGIQTTATSNWRVEAEFAGSRHNANTSKTQTALVEDFESTSTGLVYPLSRQSWTLASPPGGDSAHSRTYIESLNYKHQGEFIWHSNTTELYKYIYDNVGNSDVDNQHLTVLKMTLRPNDNLMGNSWGGIMRANSSYYQDLSEMKYLEVVARGNSGSIFIDLGLVSEDISINGYAPDGKYNGENDLGMTTAKHDRGLDEKTGTDETWMSWDCRVEGCKGTEHGVMFGNVDPSTRDIAGDDFKDLDDESDPPKSINGTEGNLGERAYDTEDINRNGSFDTDISFVRYRIDLSSTNSTEYEVLKNGWRRWRIPLNQYDTIVSPTGSGYKEILAESQYTRMWLGRLGPGVSEAKVQVVSLGVLGNAWEETTVADLYRTSTNENSQIVEVNGVESRVTESQATHDTTYIKVSTINNRENAKTYFKSPNTVTERDADSNAPLKETALVLEYHNMSPGQEVGVTRLFETDTKNFSAYKSLKMEIHYENGAESKVETAPIRFALQFGEGSIDGSKDYYEWSFRPKDLDLSACTPDRVQDCHEQNWLDNAFAMDLSDFSDLKRGRHPPYLEPVVKKLSGDREEQLRLVGNPSITKVDWIRFVIIADSSASPADLKGKFWINDLRLSEMDTEWGYAARVNGQVNFADFISLSGAVRYQDGDFATLSNSGRSPKPDIATAASQLDVSADISIALNKFLNDSLGFHIPMSFSYHSSTKRPYMKPTDDMMLKKSSFVDLTGDMFQGDLAVESESEENRLRDNAESKGYESYVQDLGFSVSYHKDYKASETKLGEFLSQAFLERPAFSYSYHQSEGRSTTSADSTYSYHTLFEYKLGTFSMFKFKPFEGLAKYSWLKDFAKTEFEPWPQTFDVTLFDFNYVRYVNQTRDPDFVEPQVDKVVTYTAELNHKLNLRWNILSFLSTSYSINIRRDMFGGGDREGFTKENFFTTSEGGLFASGYIFDHDHSDRKVYVSRDSLVIIPVDTIAKTDANGKKLTIDMQNPDSYDIKYDTTAFYRVDSVGHREYGRAYGILRNERSRNQQFRINFNPKLIPFIPFNMQFSSDFNQQKSIPDDFSFTDPSNIEKNYWTISQTNRFEFTPSLRIIELANLFGKDNAVSGFFNKLKWREVKFNWNASTNTVGENFTLAQLYEEQGVTPFQYYLYGLGLGDGRGGRGLWNIMTGNMGLTSRDDFTGFAQYRNKNVDTLVYQGSFRNSVSRSLQISTGLTLPIWDISLTTDFQWKEDFSQSREYPLYIDTTTTFPKFGIGISIPNIAQKVSFLNSFRSVSLNSRFDYNRTMTSRPFQSAEDSWARVWNFNPLIRVTFLLQNNMRIENNVRMKIESTNRRPKEEVVSSPCWPKNDDELCTDTTRYFLETPWIPTWLYNDFGINIGDDFSISYPLKLDKGFQLWKWYFKLKNNIDLKLTAGYDYKKTIRKEYKPVEGYDMRNKETGDGIFVQWKYDSGIPESDRTIYKPKLELSYRTVPSRTHEWFIRPSASYTFNKMASLSSYIEYRQIHEKLDDETAHIRQILQFELALMLRFD, from the coding sequence TTGCGTTTTAGAAAGTTTTTTAAATCCGCCCTTTGTGGCTTTGCTGCGTGCAGCTTTGTAGCTGTGGGTTCCGTCTGGTCTCAAGATGGAACGCTTAGCTCGTATGAATCTCTTTTTGATGATGAACTTTTCCAGGATGTGCCCGCTCCAAAGTCGACTGCCTCTGTAGCTTCGTCTTCTAGTGTGGCGGCGCCTGTTTCTAGTGCTGTGTTGCCTGCTTCGAGTGCTGTTCAGCCTACGTCGTCTGAACCGTCTGTGGCGGTTTCGTCTGCTGCTCCGGTGTCATCGGCAGTTCCAGTGTCGTCAGCAGTCCAACCAGCGTCTTCGGCTGTGGTTCTGTCATCGTCGTCTACGCAGGTCTCAAGTTCTGCAAAGCCGGCATCAAGCGTGGCTGAGTCCTCTTCTGCAATTGCTCCGGTTTCTTCTGCGACCGCCTTGTCATCGTCTGCAGTAAAGTATTCGTCGAGCGCTGCAAAAGCACCTGTTGTCGCCCAAGCAGAAACATCGACGGACAATGCATCCGAAGTCAGTTCGGATGATGCATGGACTCCTACTGTAAAGTATTTGCCGGTGCCAAAGTCTACGTCTCCGCTCGATGGCTTGCTGCCGTTTGGTGGCGTGGGTGCACGCCCGGGACTCATGAATACGTCCAAGGGTCAAGTTTTCTCGCACGATATCGATGTTGCTACTCGTGAAATTGATGTGTCTGAAAAACGCGTAAATTCGCTTTCTCGCACGGACACGACTGTTCTTTGGACATCGCATTATCCGGAACTTGCTGATTACGTTTCGGACATGTACGATATTGGTCGCAAGCGTCTTTGGCTTAACGGTCTCGTTGGCCAAAACGATGGCTATGAGGCGCCTGAAACCGGTTCTGTTTTCGATATCACGATTCCGGTGAACATGCCTGCCTGGATGAAGGACTTTGGTTTCAACAAGCCGAAGCTCATGCTCAAGGGGTCCATGGATGTCCGCTTTAAGGGCTATGGCGAAAAGGATGATGCCGAGGGTAGCACCAAGACAAGTCTTTGGCCGTCTCCGTCTTTGGACTACAACCCGAGCTTCATGGTCGAAGGTAAGATTGGTCCGTATATCACTGTCGAAATCAAGAACGTCGATGAAGGTCTTGGTTCGCAGAACGAAGTCCGCGTCGTGTACGAAGAATCGTTCAAGGGCGAATTCGAAGATTACATCTTGCAGCGTGTCGAAGCGGGTACTACGAACTTGTCGCTTGCCGGTACGGAATTCACCGGTTATTCCGAAAATCACCAAGGTCTTTTCGGTATCAAGGCTGAATGGAAACTGGGCGACTGGAAACTTACGACGATTGCTTCTCAGGATGGAGGCCAGCAAGAAGAATATTCCATCAAGGCCAATGAATCGACGACGGAATTCCAGGTTACGGATAAGCAGTTTGTTGCATATCGCTATTACTTCTTGGACCACGACACGAGGAACGCTTATGTCGATGCTGCGATTAAGGGCAACACCATCAATAAGCCGCTGCCGGACTTGAAGTTGTACAAGAGAAGTTCGCTGAACGAAACGAACAATGTCTTTAAGGATATCAAGGTCGTTTATAAAACTCCGCAGGGAACGCCTATTACAAAGACGGTCAACCGCATGGAGGAAATCAAGGACTTTACTTACGATTTCAAAACGGGTATCGTAAAGATCAATGGCGTGAACCGCAATACGTTGATTGCTGCCAAGTGGGGTTCTACCTTACGCGATAACGATGAAGCGGTCCTTATCCAGTGGGATGCTACGCTGAGTGAACTGACTGACATCGACAAATTGATGTTGCGTAACGTTTATTCGATCGGTATTACAGATGCTAGCGCCAACAGTTTTGTTTTGCGCATGAAGAACAAGTCGGGTGTTTCTGGAACTTATTTGAAAACGCTTGGCCTTGCTGATGAAAAATCTGGAACTCCTTTGGTGAGTGAATCTAAAATCTTTACGAAGGATGCTTCGGGCAGTTACACGGGCGAAATGTGGTTGCCCTGCCGCATGTGGACGGATTCGATTTATACTGAATATGGTTCAAAGGCTCAGGAAGTTGCTAAGCGAAACTGCTTGGAACCGTTGCGTAACTTGGATACGACATCGACGATTGCTCAACTTTATACTTTGCCTGTTTATAACCTGAACCGTTATACGAGCCAGTTCTATTTTGAATCTGTGGGCAAGCGCCGTAATTCCATGCTCAGCGTGCGTGACCCGAATTCCAGCTATTCCGTGAACAGCGGAAGCTGTATGGATATTTCTCCGGGTTCTGAAAAGGTTACGGCTGGTTCTACAACGCTTATCCGCGGTACGGACTACGAAGTCAACTATGAACTGGGCCAGATTGAACTTTTGAGTGATCGCGCCCTTGACCCGAACAAAGAAATCAAGGTCAAGTTCGAATGTGAACCGATGTTCGAAGTCGATAATAAATTGCTCTTGGGCGCTCGTGCCGAATTGCCCCTTGACTTGTACGGCTTCGGTGCTGGTTCTGTCTTTGGTGTGACAGCCCTTTACAAGAGCCAGAGCACAACGGCCGAAGTTCCCACGCTCGGTAACGAACCGTATTCGAGCTTCCTCTGGGGCTTCAATATCCGCTTGCAGGATTCCGTAAAGGCTTTGACGGACTTGGTGAATGCTATTCCGGGTATCCAGACAACTGCGACTTCGAACTGGCGTGTCGAAGCTGAATTTGCCGGTAGCCGCCATAACGCAAACACGAGCAAGACGCAGACAGCACTCGTCGAAGACTTCGAATCGACCTCGACAGGTCTTGTGTATCCGCTATCTAGACAGTCTTGGACGCTGGCTTCGCCTCCGGGTGGTGATTCTGCACATTCCAGAACGTACATCGAAAGCTTGAACTACAAGCATCAGGGTGAATTTATTTGGCATAGCAACACAACGGAACTGTACAAGTACATTTATGATAACGTTGGCAATTCCGATGTGGATAACCAGCATTTGACCGTGCTCAAGATGACGCTTCGTCCGAACGATAACCTCATGGGAAATTCCTGGGGCGGTATTATGCGCGCCAATAGCTCGTATTACCAGGACTTGAGCGAAATGAAGTACCTTGAGGTTGTTGCCCGTGGTAATTCTGGTTCTATTTTCATTGACCTAGGTCTTGTCAGCGAAGACATCTCGATTAATGGTTATGCTCCTGATGGTAAGTACAACGGTGAAAATGATCTTGGTATGACAACCGCCAAGCATGACCGTGGTCTTGATGAAAAGACGGGGACTGATGAAACATGGATGTCTTGGGACTGCCGTGTTGAAGGGTGTAAAGGAACTGAACATGGTGTAATGTTTGGAAATGTAGACCCGTCGACAAGAGATATTGCTGGTGATGACTTCAAGGATTTGGATGATGAAAGCGATCCGCCTAAGAGCATTAACGGAACTGAAGGCAACTTGGGTGAACGTGCTTACGATACCGAAGATATCAACAGGAACGGTTCTTTTGATACAGACATTAGCTTTGTCCGTTACCGCATTGACCTTTCTAGCACAAATTCGACTGAATATGAAGTCTTGAAAAACGGCTGGCGCAGATGGCGCATTCCGCTGAACCAGTACGATACAATTGTTTCTCCGACGGGTAGCGGCTATAAGGAAATCCTTGCGGAATCCCAGTATACCCGTATGTGGTTGGGTCGCCTTGGTCCGGGTGTTTCCGAAGCGAAGGTGCAGGTGGTAAGTCTTGGCGTTCTGGGTAACGCATGGGAAGAAACGACGGTTGCTGACCTTTATCGCACATCGACCAATGAAAATTCGCAGATTGTCGAAGTGAATGGTGTCGAAAGTCGTGTTACGGAATCGCAAGCAACGCACGATACCACGTACATCAAGGTTTCGACCATTAACAACCGCGAAAACGCAAAGACATACTTCAAGTCTCCGAATACGGTGACGGAACGTGATGCCGATTCGAACGCTCCGCTCAAGGAAACGGCTCTTGTTTTGGAATACCACAATATGAGTCCGGGTCAGGAAGTGGGTGTTACTCGACTGTTCGAAACGGATACAAAGAATTTCTCGGCGTACAAGTCATTAAAGATGGAAATCCATTATGAAAATGGAGCTGAATCAAAAGTGGAGACTGCTCCGATTCGCTTTGCCTTGCAATTCGGTGAAGGCTCGATTGATGGCTCCAAGGATTACTACGAATGGAGCTTCCGCCCGAAGGATTTGGATTTGTCGGCTTGCACTCCGGACCGTGTGCAGGATTGCCATGAACAGAACTGGCTCGATAACGCCTTTGCCATGGACTTGTCCGATTTCTCGGACCTCAAGCGTGGCCGCCATCCGCCTTACCTTGAACCGGTCGTGAAAAAGCTTTCGGGTGATCGTGAAGAACAGCTCCGCTTGGTGGGTAACCCCTCTATTACGAAGGTCGATTGGATTCGCTTTGTGATTATCGCGGACTCTTCTGCTTCGCCGGCCGATCTTAAGGGTAAGTTCTGGATAAATGATTTGCGCCTTTCCGAAATGGATACGGAATGGGGCTATGCAGCACGTGTGAATGGCCAGGTGAACTTCGCTGACTTCATCTCGCTTTCGGGCGCTGTGCGTTATCAGGATGGTGATTTTGCAACGCTTTCGAATTCGGGACGTTCTCCGAAGCCGGATATTGCAACGGCTGCATCTCAGCTCGATGTATCTGCGGACATTTCTATTGCGCTCAACAAGTTCTTGAATGACTCGCTTGGATTCCACATCCCGATGTCATTTAGCTACCATAGCTCTACAAAACGCCCGTACATGAAGCCTACCGACGACATGATGCTTAAAAAGAGCAGTTTTGTGGACCTTACGGGTGATATGTTCCAAGGCGACCTTGCTGTTGAATCGGAAAGTGAAGAAAACAGGTTGAGGGATAACGCCGAATCGAAGGGCTATGAATCCTATGTGCAAGACTTGGGCTTTAGCGTGAGCTACCATAAGGATTACAAGGCCAGCGAAACAAAACTTGGCGAATTCTTGTCGCAGGCATTCTTGGAACGTCCGGCATTCAGCTATTCTTACCACCAGTCCGAAGGCCGTTCGACGACTTCTGCTGACTCCACTTATTCGTACCATACGTTGTTCGAGTACAAGTTGGGTACGTTTAGCATGTTCAAGTTCAAGCCGTTCGAAGGACTTGCCAAATACTCTTGGCTCAAGGACTTTGCAAAGACTGAATTTGAACCGTGGCCGCAAACGTTCGACGTGACGCTCTTTGATTTCAACTATGTGCGCTATGTGAACCAGACTCGCGATCCGGACTTTGTGGAACCGCAAGTGGACAAGGTTGTGACCTATACGGCAGAACTCAACCACAAGTTGAATTTGCGCTGGAACATTCTCTCGTTCCTTTCGACAAGCTACTCTATCAATATCCGTCGTGATATGTTTGGCGGTGGCGACCGTGAAGGCTTTACTAAGGAAAACTTCTTTACGACATCTGAAGGTGGTCTCTTTGCTAGTGGCTACATCTTTGACCATGACCATTCCGATAGAAAGGTCTATGTGTCTCGCGATAGTCTCGTGATTATTCCGGTAGATACGATTGCAAAGACTGACGCAAATGGTAAGAAGCTTACGATTGATATGCAGAATCCGGATTCGTACGACATCAAGTACGATACGACTGCCTTCTACAGGGTCGATAGCGTGGGCCATCGTGAGTACGGCCGTGCTTATGGTATTCTCCGCAACGAACGTTCCAGAAATCAGCAGTTCAGGATAAACTTTAATCCCAAGCTGATTCCATTCATTCCGTTCAACATGCAGTTCTCTTCTGACTTTAACCAGCAAAAGAGCATTCCGGATGATTTCAGCTTTACGGATCCTTCGAACATCGAAAAGAACTACTGGACGATTTCGCAGACGAACCGATTTGAATTTACGCCGTCTCTGAGAATTATTGAACTTGCTAACTTGTTCGGAAAGGATAATGCCGTTTCTGGATTCTTTAACAAGCTCAAGTGGCGTGAAGTCAAGTTTAACTGGAATGCAAGTACAAACACCGTTGGTGAAAACTTTACGCTTGCCCAATTGTACGAAGAACAGGGCGTGACTCCGTTCCAGTATTACCTCTATGGCTTGGGCCTTGGAGATGGTCGTGGCGGCCGTGGCCTTTGGAATATCATGACGGGTAATATGGGACTTACAAGCCGTGATGATTTTACCGGCTTTGCGCAGTACAGGAACAAGAATGTGGATACGCTTGTGTATCAGGGTAGTTTCCGCAATTCTGTATCTCGTTCTTTGCAGATTTCTACAGGTCTTACGCTTCCGATTTGGGATATTTCGTTGACGACCGATTTCCAGTGGAAGGAAGATTTCTCGCAGTCTCGTGAATATCCGCTGTACATCGACACTACGACTACGTTCCCGAAGTTTGGTATCGGTATTTCTATTCCGAATATAGCCCAGAAGGTTTCGTTCTTGAATAGCTTCCGTAGCGTAAGCTTGAACAGCCGTTTTGACTATAACCGTACAATGACTAGCCGCCCGTTCCAGAGCGCCGAAGATTCTTGGGCTCGCGTTTGGAACTTTAACCCGCTTATCCGTGTGACGTTCTTGCTGCAAAACAACATGCGTATTGAAAACAACGTACGCATGAAGATTGAATCGACGAATCGCCGCCCGAAGGAAGAAGTGGTTTCGAGTCCGTGCTGGCCGAAGAACGATGACGAACTTTGCACGGATACAACTCGCTACTTCCTCGAAACACCGTGGATTCCGACATGGCTCTACAATGACTTTGGTATCAATATCGGTGATGATTTCTCGATTTCGTATCCGCTCAAGCTCGACAAGGGATTCCAACTTTGGAAATGGTACTTTAAGCTCAAGAATAATATTGACTTGAAGCTTACTGCTGGTTACGATTACAAGAAGACTATCCGTAAGGAATACAAGCCGGTGGAAGGCTATGACATGAGAAACAAGGAAACTGGCGACGGAATCTTTGTGCAGTGGAAATATGATTCTGGAATTCCTGAATCGGATAGAACGATTTACAAGCCGAAGCTTGAACTGAGCTATCGTACGGTTCCGTCGAGAACTCATGAATGGTTCATTCGTCCGAGCGCATCGTACACGTTCAACAAGATGGCTTCGCTCAGTTCTTACATCGAGTATAGGCAAATTCACGAAAAACTGGATGACGAAACGGCTCACATCCGCCAGATTCTCCAGTTCGAACTTGCTTTGATGTTGCGTTTTGACTAG
- a CDS encoding leucine-rich repeat domain-containing protein produces MNLLDVIAKAKKEKAKTLDLSQKGLRLLPPELFEIESLEELNLDRNMLVEIPDDIGLLKNLKSLSVSENDLMELPESIGELTNLENLYLGYNSLSDLPESVGKLVNLQTVNIAKNQLLDLPLEIGNWQKVFKLSLHDNMLSEIPPTIGKMKSLVKLYLDNNELTTIPATLSHLENLEILMVSGNRLGAIPSEFSNLKNLRELVLDANQLATLPESLAECDNLKTISVIENPMEEGIPRVLLDKKGLSIDQ; encoded by the coding sequence ATGAATTTACTAGATGTTATAGCGAAAGCAAAAAAAGAAAAAGCAAAGACGTTGGACTTGTCACAGAAGGGCCTCCGCCTGTTGCCCCCCGAACTTTTCGAAATTGAATCCCTCGAAGAACTGAACCTCGACCGCAACATGCTCGTCGAAATTCCCGACGATATTGGCCTTTTGAAGAACCTCAAGAGCCTTTCCGTAAGCGAAAATGACCTCATGGAATTGCCAGAATCCATTGGTGAACTGACGAATTTGGAAAACCTCTATCTCGGTTACAACAGCCTTTCGGACCTGCCGGAATCGGTAGGCAAGCTCGTGAACCTCCAGACGGTGAACATTGCCAAGAACCAGCTCCTGGATTTGCCGCTCGAAATCGGCAACTGGCAGAAGGTGTTCAAGCTCTCGCTCCACGACAATATGCTCTCCGAAATTCCGCCGACCATCGGCAAGATGAAGAGCCTCGTGAAGCTCTACCTCGACAACAACGAACTTACAACCATCCCGGCAACGCTTTCGCACCTCGAAAACCTCGAAATTCTCATGGTCTCGGGCAACCGCTTGGGCGCTATTCCGTCTGAATTCAGCAACCTAAAGAACCTCCGCGAACTCGTGCTCGACGCAAACCAGCTCGCCACACTTCCGGAAAGCCTTGCCGAATGTGACAACCTCAAGACAATCTCCGTCATAGAGAACCCGATGGAAGAAGGTATTCCGCGTGTACTCCTCGACAAGAAAGGTCTGAGCATTGACCAGTAA
- a CDS encoding S41 family peptidase, whose translation MKTRIMFAVLLLSLLGCSDFIHPVKSTPDPTEYSFNYWLLQRQYLYEDELVNLDEDGDSVQTLYNTLSDRFTNYTPPSKSEIVGQQIRTSIIIGGDIGLRYYNLTDREHPIYISRVYPKAPAGRANVPRYGNILSVNDYDLVGSNAKAVYDSILSTNKNINLRIAYRGDTTEYKLEKEIVYAPTVFVDTLFEDSAKGYPGIVFVSIEIFKDTTEDKKHGSYGELKAYLDSTISDNHVHVLDLRSNPGGSVKQCVNMADLFVKEGTLSTNNWRSMDANGDSRKSTTTFRAKAGDPGEQGKFMILANGGSASCAEIFIAAVIETTDIPFVGSKTYGKGIGQTNFKTYAGGLATITDREFLTPKGNNYHLQGIFPKYECSGTVYENCAAQVANKLYGVKIPTQDESLAKRAFEFTENKFSSLEGGALEWENSDFYIKTFEKTRP comes from the coding sequence ATGAAAACCCGAATAATGTTTGCTGTCTTGCTCCTGAGCTTACTCGGATGCTCGGATTTTATCCATCCGGTCAAAAGTACCCCCGACCCCACAGAATATTCCTTTAACTATTGGCTCCTGCAAAGGCAATATCTGTACGAAGATGAGCTGGTCAACTTGGACGAAGACGGCGATTCCGTACAAACACTCTACAATACACTTAGTGACCGGTTCACAAATTACACTCCCCCCTCAAAAAGTGAAATTGTCGGGCAACAGATAAGAACAAGCATCATCATCGGCGGAGATATCGGGCTTCGCTACTATAACTTGACCGACAGGGAACACCCCATCTATATCAGTCGCGTTTATCCCAAAGCTCCTGCCGGGAGAGCAAACGTTCCTCGGTATGGAAACATCCTCAGCGTAAACGATTACGATCTCGTCGGTTCAAACGCCAAGGCTGTTTACGATTCCATTTTAAGTACCAACAAGAATATCAACTTGCGCATTGCCTATAGAGGCGACACTACAGAATACAAGCTCGAAAAAGAGATTGTCTACGCACCGACCGTTTTTGTCGACACGTTATTTGAGGATTCAGCCAAAGGCTATCCGGGCATCGTCTTTGTCAGTATCGAAATATTCAAGGACACCACCGAAGACAAAAAACATGGTTCTTACGGGGAACTCAAAGCTTATCTAGACTCCACAATTTCGGACAATCACGTCCATGTTCTCGATTTGAGAAGCAACCCAGGCGGAAGCGTCAAGCAATGCGTCAACATGGCAGACCTATTCGTCAAGGAAGGAACACTTTCCACAAACAATTGGCGTTCGATGGATGCCAATGGAGATTCCCGAAAATCAACAACGACATTCAGAGCAAAGGCTGGTGACCCAGGCGAGCAAGGTAAATTCATGATCCTTGCAAACGGAGGCTCAGCAAGTTGTGCAGAAATATTCATTGCTGCAGTCATAGAAACAACGGACATCCCGTTCGTAGGCTCCAAAACATACGGCAAGGGAATTGGACAAACGAATTTTAAGACATACGCAGGTGGACTTGCAACAATTACCGACCGCGAATTTTTAACCCCTAAAGGAAACAACTACCACCTCCAGGGAATTTTCCCCAAATACGAATGTAGCGGAACCGTTTACGAAAACTGCGCCGCCCAAGTTGCAAATAAGCTTTATGGCGTCAAGATTCCAACGCAAGATGAATCCCTGGCCAAACGCGCTTTTGAATTTACAGAGAATAAATTTTCGAGTTTAGAGGGAGGAGCTTTAGAATGGGAAAATTCGGACTTTTACATCAAGACATTCGAAAAAACGCGTCCATAA
- a CDS encoding AIPR family protein: MELTKSQERRLAFVASLLSLNPNDPNDRIKALRHLNLDENGCFHGFQYSQGFMEFFIFLDEDTPLEKVVAHLNADLKQLQIAVFRTSDPTNPFFLSLREEADPWAVNKISDEETEEDVDAPASRPYMETLEITVLRTRASRDITDSELERTLKDMRRKLTLWKADVKAKLEIIAEHDDLTRDFRSADDKLEIEMDSEPLHLTSDHGELFLGFCPIRTIFDYHVALGKRLKTKHNMAIVSSNIRTYLGNLTHTNAALIDAFQTMERNDDKNVNVDDFPFLHNGMTLTGDDLRLKERDGKKVLFIERPKIINGAQSLFTYEQYAKKSKHPVNPQVLVKVVVPYQGADNFLNQVTMANNRQNPVFSYHLRAADDLQFFIWQRYQEEGFTYVYKDGVRLKARTRKLEVRMRPELAKTLFMMDGKLSECRSSDCIFDKETLYQRCFGAFVRVAPEKEKDFVRKTIAFTKAWQLLSRLPIKIRKVTPGKGVSIEANDDNPLTRITWNGRLEDKFIFRSAVKDLVVALALRHWLIYGNPIQDFEWLVENELNFNDSILKYASRIYTDDLKNILISEFKDNTNYYDTITTIDKDSGESVERRLWKGFSNTATYDKMIELLCKKNPAWEKCRGGIEVFL, encoded by the coding sequence ATGGAACTAACAAAATCGCAGGAACGCCGCTTAGCATTTGTCGCTAGCCTCTTGAGCTTAAACCCTAACGACCCTAACGATCGAATTAAGGCACTCCGGCATCTGAACCTAGATGAAAATGGATGCTTCCACGGCTTCCAGTATTCACAGGGCTTCATGGAATTCTTCATCTTCTTGGACGAAGATACTCCGCTCGAAAAGGTTGTCGCACACCTGAACGCCGATCTGAAGCAACTCCAGATTGCCGTGTTCCGCACTAGCGACCCGACCAATCCGTTCTTCCTCTCGCTCCGCGAAGAAGCAGACCCGTGGGCAGTCAACAAGATTTCCGATGAAGAAACGGAAGAAGATGTCGATGCCCCTGCAAGCCGTCCGTACATGGAAACGCTCGAAATTACGGTGCTCCGTACTCGCGCAAGCCGTGACATCACGGACTCCGAACTCGAACGTACCCTCAAGGATATGCGCCGCAAGCTCACGCTTTGGAAGGCTGACGTTAAGGCAAAGCTCGAAATCATTGCCGAACACGATGACCTCACTCGTGACTTCCGTAGCGCAGATGACAAGCTTGAAATCGAGATGGATTCCGAACCGCTCCACCTCACATCGGATCATGGCGAGCTCTTCCTCGGCTTCTGCCCGATCCGCACGATTTTTGACTACCATGTTGCTCTTGGTAAGCGCCTCAAGACCAAGCATAACATGGCTATTGTAAGCTCTAACATCCGTACTTACCTCGGTAACCTCACTCATACGAACGCTGCTCTTATCGATGCCTTCCAGACGATGGAACGCAATGACGACAAGAACGTGAACGTCGATGACTTCCCGTTCCTCCACAATGGTATGACCCTTACGGGTGATGACCTGCGTCTCAAGGAACGCGATGGCAAGAAGGTGCTCTTCATTGAACGTCCGAAGATCATCAACGGTGCTCAGTCTCTCTTTACGTACGAACAGTATGCCAAGAAGAGCAAGCATCCGGTGAATCCGCAGGTGCTCGTGAAGGTCGTTGTGCCGTACCAGGGCGCCGACAACTTCTTGAACCAGGTGACCATGGCTAACAACCGCCAGAACCCGGTGTTCAGCTACCATCTGCGTGCTGCTGACGACCTGCAGTTCTTCATTTGGCAGCGTTACCAGGAAGAAGGATTTACCTACGTTTATAAGGACGGAGTCCGCCTCAAGGCCCGTACCCGTAAGCTCGAAGTCCGCATGCGTCCGGAACTTGCAAAGACTCTCTTTATGATGGATGGCAAGCTCAGCGAATGCCGCTCCAGCGACTGCATCTTCGATAAGGAAACGCTCTACCAGCGCTGCTTCGGTGCGTTTGTGCGCGTTGCCCCTGAAAAGGAAAAGGATTTTGTCCGCAAGACCATCGCCTTCACGAAGGCATGGCAGCTCCTTAGCCGTCTCCCGATCAAGATCCGCAAGGTCACTCCGGGTAAGGGCGTGTCTATCGAAGCTAACGACGATAACCCGCTGACCCGCATCACGTGGAATGGCCGCCTCGAAGACAAGTTCATCTTCCGCAGTGCAGTGAAGGACCTTGTGGTCGCTCTCGCTCTCCGTCACTGGCTCATCTACGGCAATCCGATCCAGGACTTCGAATGGCTCGTCGAAAACGAACTCAACTTCAACGATTCCATCCTCAAGTATGCATCCCGCATTTACACGGACGACTTGAAGAACATCTTGATTTCTGAATTCAAGGACAACACGAACTACTACGATACCATCACGACGATCGACAAGGATTCCGGTGAATCCGTGGAACGTCGCTTGTGGAAGGGCTTCTCCAACACGGCTACTTATGACAAGATGATTGAACTCTTGTGCAAGAAGAATCCGGCTTGGGAAAAGTGCCGCGGTGGCATTGAAGTATTCCTCTAG